In Gallus gallus isolate bGalGal1 chromosome 8, bGalGal1.mat.broiler.GRCg7b, whole genome shotgun sequence, one DNA window encodes the following:
- the APOBEC4 gene encoding putative C->U-editing enzyme APOBEC-4 gives MNPGQKIFQEYLTNQGTVVKPYCWQTWSQTCAKCPYHIRTGEEARVPYAEFLRAFGFPCRTTAHPQTHHLLFYELKSFSGTVVQKGHATSCAEQDNHPESMLFEADGYLDAVIHAYRNIGCITLYSNYSPCNEAYHCCVSKIYNFLLKYPETTLCLYFSQPYHTEDSFPTATWNRQALHSLASLWPQVTLQPLPTGTRCHLLSNFVYGIPGSMLQHPASPPGTLSDRQNPHQINNLRGVKTYCRKAFPQATHGEPAVQQNPKAFSFPHPAFQQPLPVTKGSLPHPVSQSHSVLFPGLFLSSHREHLHPRPVNVVRHLKMPKELISESHYPEALLASRNRQRR, from the coding sequence ATGAATCCAGGACAGAAAATTTTCCAAGAGTATCTGACAAACCAGGGCACTGTGGTAAAGCCTTATTGCTGGCAGACATGGAGCCAAACCTGTGCTAAGTGTCCCTACCACATACGGACAGGTGAAGAAGCAAGAGTTCCATACGCAGAGTTTCTCAGGGCCTTTGGATTCCCATGCAGAACCACAGCACATCCACAAACCCACCACCTTCTCTTCTACGAACTAAAGAGCTTCTCTGGCACCGTAGTCCAAAAGGGCCACGccaccagctgtgctgagcaggacaACCACCCGGAATCCATGCTGTTTGAGGCAGACGGTTATCTGGATGCAGTGATACATGCCTACAGAAACATTGGCTGCATCACCCTCTATTCAAATTACTCTCCTTGTAACGAGGCTTACCACTGCTGCGTAAGTAAAATCTACAATTTCTTGCTGAAGTACCCAGAAACAACGCTCTGCCTCTACTTCTCCCAGCCTTACCACACCGAGGACAGCTTCCCCACGGCCACATGGAACCGCCAagccctgcacagcctggcCAGCCTGTGGCCACAGGTCACACTGCAACCACTGCCTACGGGGACTCGGTGTCACCTCCTCTCCAACTTTGTGTACGGCATCCCGGGGTCAATGCTTCAGCATCCAGCTTCACCGCCAGGAACCTTATCAGATCGACAGAATCCACATCAAATTAACAACTTAAGAGGAGTGAAAACCTACTGTAGGAAAGCATTTCCACAAGCAACACACGGAGAGCCTGCTGTGCAGCAAAACCCAAAggccttttctttccctcaccCTGCCTTCCAGCAGCCTTTACCAGTGACAAAGGGCAGCCTGCCACATCCCGTGTCTCAAAGCCACTCAGTGCTTTTCCCAGGCTTGTTTCTGTCCTCCCACAGGGAACATCTCCACCCCAGACCTGTAAATGTTGTAAGGCATTTAAAAATGCCTAAGGAGTTAATCAGTGAAAGTCATTATCCTGAAGCGCTGCTGGCCAGCAGGAACCGACAGCGAAGGTGA